The proteins below are encoded in one region of Neodiprion virginianus isolate iyNeoVirg1 chromosome 7, iyNeoVirg1.1, whole genome shotgun sequence:
- the LOC124308557 gene encoding uncharacterized protein LOC124308557: MERQRRTDGWANSVGENERRTNSPRIKGEEETEERRNNPGIINLQEERTQRERRGEEPEDIKSMIQTTPGKLNDCSLRSTIIHLSVKIRRKISQLPNWSTIFASPRTGEKFFFFFQNFLVPSKQRSGLQKLSPTKSIEDMTVRHKKINYSKKDIFIHRCESRMTVKHHVSVINGLLHSRDDFSLIYAPFELQPPKSHWLVGQGFLM, translated from the exons AGACAACGGCGCACGGACGGATGGGCCAACAGCGTAGGAGAGAACGAGAGGAGGACTAACTCGCCCCGGATAAAGGGAGAGGAGGAAACTGAAGAGCGGAGAAATAACCCTGGAATAATAAACCTCCAGGAAGAGAGGacacagagagagaggagaggagaggaacCGGAAGACATAAAATCCATG ATCCAAACCACTCCAGGAAAACTGAACGACTGCTCTCTGAGGTCAACAATTATTCATCTGAGCGTGAAGATTCGTCgtaaaatttctcaattaCCAAATTGGTCTACAATTTTCGCAAGTCCGAGAACTggcgagaaattttttttttttttccaaaacttttTAGTACCGTCAAAGCAAAGATCtggattacaaaaattatcaccAACCAAAAGTATTGAAGATATGACCGTAAGAcacaaaaaaatcaactaTTCCAAGAAGGATATTTTCATACATAGGTGCGAGTCGCGTATGACAGTTAAACATCACGTATCTGTAATAAACGGTCTTTTACATTCGAGGGATGATTTTTCCCTAATTTACGCCCCCTTTGAGCTGCAACCCCCTAAATCCCATTGGTTAGTAGGGCAGGGTTTCCTCATGTAA